In Verrucomicrobiota bacterium, the DNA window TGATGACTGATGACTGGTTACTTCTGCCTTTAGCCTTTTTACTTTTTACTTCAATGCTGCTCCGCACCACCATTCGTCGCAACCTTCGCTGTTTGACCCGGGTTATCCGCCGGGGCTCCGCTCAATCTATCTTTTCCCCGGTCACCAAACTCGCCAACCTCCGCCAACAAGCCGAATCCACCCTCAACCTGCTCCGTGCCAAACCCTTGCCCCAGGACTTCAATGCGCTATTCCTGGATCACCTTAAGCTCCGCCTCATGGAATTTATCCTCCAGCCCTCCCCGTCGCCCGCCATGCTCCTGAAATATTTTGAAATCTGGGCAAAATACCTGGCCAAGACCGCTGTTCCTGATTCCGCACCAAACTCTTTGCCCACATTGCCTGCCCCCAACGTTGGCATCAAACCGGAAACCATGGCGTTCATCGAGCAACAGCTTAAACTCATGTAGCCATGCAACCCCCTGATACACATTTCAAAGCCGGCATCTTCCGGTTAAGCTCAAACTTTCAGCCCCTTCAAGTTCACTTCCAGCCGCTGTTTTTCACGGAGCAGTTCGGTCATGGTCAACCGTGTCTTGCGAGCGGCGGCTTCCCGGCCAAGGATGCACGCCAGCGCGCCATCCACCGCCCGTTGCGCGGTTTCATTTGTGTACTTGGATTCCAAGACATTTTGATAAAACGTGGCTATATTCCGCGCGGCTCCCGCTTCATAAAGATTCACCACCTCGGCGGCATAGACATCATCAAAACTCTTCAAGGTTGCCTTGCCCCAATAGGACAGGATCGCATGTCCACTGGTTCCGTGCAGCGTGCAATCCAACATGCCTTTGACCTGGTTCTTGGCCGCCGATCCAAAATGATTGTGTACCGTGCCATCCGCATATTCGAAGACCACCGAGCAGGCATCATGGGCATCGCCGTGCGGGTCCGGTCGGCAGATGCGCGAGACGCCTTGGGCTGTCGCCGGTCGCTGACCGGTGACCCAGATCGCCATGTCAATGGCATGAATGTCAAAATTGCCGATGTAATCGCAACCGATGGCAATATCGTTTACCCAGATGAGATGATTCAGGCGGTTCTCAATCGTGGATTCAAACTTGGGGTCGGGAAAAATGCCGCAGGTGCCGACGGTCTGCATTTGCGAAATTTTGCCCAGTCCGCCTGCGCGAATGCGGTTATATACTTCCAGATTTCCCGGGTCGGTCACCATCTGGTAATCCACCAGGAAACATTTCCCCTTTTGGGTTGCCAGCCGGGCCGCCGCTTCAATCTCCAGGCAGCCCCATGCATCTGCCGCCACCGGCTTGGCCATATAAACGTGCAAGCCCGCCTCGACCGCAGCCCGGGCGTGTTCCGGGAAGAAATACGGCGGGGTTTCCAGTACGATCGCCTCAATGCCGCTCTCGATAACCCGCTTGTACGCGGACAACCCCGAGAAACGCCGGGCTTTGTCCACACCATGCAAGTCACCGCATTCGTTGGCGGTCTCGGGAAAGTAATCCCCAATGGCGTGATACTCATAGCCACCGTGTTTGGCGAACAGCTTGGAAATCCACGAACCCCGGCCGCCACACCCCACTTGGCCAATCTTGATTTTGCGGGTGATGGCTGGAGCGGTTGGCACCGCTGCGGGTTGAGCCGCGCGCAATGGCAACGGGTTTAGCCACATCGCGCCCGCAGCCAGCGGAGTGGCGGCAAGAAATTTACGGCGATTGAAATTCATGGGGTCCATGATAACGCCAAGCAGCCAGTCTTGGGTAGTTTTTTTATTTTTTTATGGCACAGCCATTAGGATCAATGTGCCAGACTCACTTAACCTCGGGTCTTTCCCCTTCGTTCAATTTGCATTTTGCAATTTACAATGATCAATTTGTAATGTCCCCTCCCGCTCTCCTCTGGTTCGCCTCATTTTTTGCCAGATGGTCTCTCTGTCTCCCTCGTGTCTCTGGGGTTGTTTTATCTGGCATCTTAACGTTCGGTGTCCGGCGTGTTCCCGTCGGGATCAGTTCAAATCCGCATTGAGCGTTTGCGCTTTACCTTTGGATAAACGCACTGGTACAGACTTGCCTTGGTAACGCACTGTAAGCGTCAGATTCCGCTCCGGATGCAGCGTGGCCGCCACGAGCTTGCCCTGTGCCCATTGCAGGTCCACTGTGCATCCACCGCGTATCCGCAACCCTTGAATGGCCCCGGCTGGCCAGGCCGCTGGCAACGCGGGCAGCAGCTCCACGCTCTCCATGCGGCTATGCACCAGCATGGTGTTGGCGATTTGCGGGATGCCACCATTACCATTAGTATTAAAGATGCCGGCGTTCGGCTCATGCGACGTGATCAGGCTCGGGTTCATCGAGCGTTTCACGGCCATGACCTGGAGACGCCCATAGGCTTCCTCGGGCATGCCGAGATACGCCGCCGACACGCCGGATTGGATGCGGCCAAACGACGACTGCTCGTTTCCCTTGCCCCCTGCATCGCTCGCGGCGATTTTCACCCGCACGGTTGCTTGGGCAGCCTGGCGCAATTCCGGCGTGGTTTCAAACAGCGGATCGAAGCTCTGGAAACAGGGATAAAGCTGCGAGTGATGGCGATGCCCGGGCACCACCCGGCCATCGGGCCACTCGGCCAGTTCCCCCTTCTGGTTGATGGGATAATCCGGCAGTTTCTTCAGTAAGGCTTCCCATCGGGGCAGGTTGTCGCGCTCAATTTTGAGTTCACGACAGGCGGTGATCAGGTTACCCAACACCTCGCGGGCGACCGCAATATCCATGGTGGCACTCAGTCCGCATCCGGTCTCAGGGTTATACGAGGGAATGAACTCCACGCGGCCACTCTGGTTGGTCTCGGACAGAAAATCCTCGTAAAAAACGGCGATCTCCTTGAGCAACGGTACGCAGCGTTTCTCCAGAAATTCCCGGTCGCCGGTATATTGCGCGTAGTCGGTGAAGAAACTCGCAAGCCA includes these proteins:
- a CDS encoding Gfo/Idh/MocA family oxidoreductase: MNFNRRKFLAATPLAAGAMWLNPLPLRAAQPAAVPTAPAITRKIKIGQVGCGGRGSWISKLFAKHGGYEYHAIGDYFPETANECGDLHGVDKARRFSGLSAYKRVIESGIEAIVLETPPYFFPEHARAAVEAGLHVYMAKPVAADAWGCLEIEAAARLATQKGKCFLVDYQMVTDPGNLEVYNRIRAGGLGKISQMQTVGTCGIFPDPKFESTIENRLNHLIWVNDIAIGCDYIGNFDIHAIDMAIWVTGQRPATAQGVSRICRPDPHGDAHDACSVVFEYADGTVHNHFGSAAKNQVKGMLDCTLHGTSGHAILSYWGKATLKSFDDVYAAEVVNLYEAGAARNIATFYQNVLESKYTNETAQRAVDGALACILGREAAARKTRLTMTELLREKQRLEVNLKGLKV